The proteins below are encoded in one region of Glandiceps talaboti chromosome 17, keGlaTala1.1, whole genome shotgun sequence:
- the LOC144447973 gene encoding apoptosis inhibitor 5-like produces MATVEQLYKDFGVLADAKDKATEHEKEYQSILSAVKGGTNEKRLAAQFIPRFFKYFPGLAEHAIDSQLDLCEDEDVSIRRQAIKELPNLCKGSSENIPRIADVLAQLLQTDDATELSIVTTSLLTLFKLDAKGTLGGLFSQILSGDETVREKAIKFMTNKMRTLPAETFTKEVEDYLVQKSKEVLSDVTGEEFVSFMKILSVISSMQTVTGRQQLVDIVAEQADLDADFQPSDADSVDRLMQCMKQALPFFSKNVMSTKFVSYMCTQVIPVLSSLVNPSEDGSDIQLEVLRLFAELCHHTGEMEDKSSVEKVFDKLLEYMPLPPEGEDGENDQPTDEPKLQFSYVECLMSSFHQLGKKSPEFLTADDNADRLKDFRIRLQYFARGCQMYMKQLRLAVQGKKGEELKSEENKIKVVALKITSNINTLIKDLFHNPPSYKSMITLSWKPIQKQPTESTAQKRPGITPITFDESSAPKKSTPGKQRGPRQMYQPPSGKFSTKAGSAPSFGDPDYGSGFGGGNRRGAWRSGGGGWRGGNRGRSGWRGSRGRY; encoded by the exons ATGGCGACAGTTGAACAACTTTATAAAGATTTTGGAGTGTTAGCAGATGCGAAAGACAAGGCAACAGAG CATGAGAAGGAATACCAATCTATTCTGAGTGCTGTCAAAGGTGGTACCAATGAGAAGAGATTGGCTGCTCAGTTCATACCAAGATTTTTCAAGTATTTTCCAGGATTAGCAGAACATGCCATTGACAGTCAACTAGACCTATGTGAAGATGAAGATGTATCA ATTCGAAGACAAGCTATCAAGGAACTACCAAACCTGTGCAAAGGTTCCTCTGAGAACATTCCAAGAATAGCTGACGTCTTAGCCCAGTTGCTACAGACAGATGATGCCACAGAACTTAGCATAGTTACCACATCACTACTGACACTGTTTAAACTGGATGCTAAAG GAACACTTGGAGGGTTATTTTCACAGATTTTGTCAGGAGATGAGACTGTCAGAGAAAAAGCAATAAAATTTATGACCAATAAAATGAGGACACTGCCAGCAGAGACATTCACCAAAGAAGTCGAAGATTATTTAGTTCAGAAATCAAAAGAG GTTCTGAGTGATGTAACAGGGGAAGAGTTTGTGTCATTTATGAAGATCTTGTCTGTTATATCTAGTATGCAAACAGTGACAGGTAGACAGCAACTTGTAGATATTGTAGCAGAACAAGCTGATCTTGATGCTGATTTCCAG CCATCAGATGCAGACAGTGTTGATAGGCTAATGCAATGTATGAAACAGGCACTGCCATTTTTCTCT aaaaaTGTGATGTCTACAAAATTTGTGTCGTACATGTGTACACAGGTAATCCCTGTGTTGTCTTCTTTAGTAAATCCATCAGAAGATGGCAGCGATATCCAGTTAGAAGTCTTAAGACTATTTGCTGAATTGTGTCACCATACCGGAGAAATGGAAGATAAAAGTAGTGTTGAGAAAGTCTTTGATAAACTTCTT GAATACATGCCGTTACCACCGGAAGGGGAAGACGGTGAAAATGACCAACCTACTGATGAACCAAAACTACAGTTTTCATATGTTGAATGCCTTATGTCATCATTCCATCAACTTGGGAAAAAATCACCTGAGTTCCTGACAGCTGACGACAATGCAGACAGACTCAAAGATTTCAGAATAAG GTTACAGTACTTTGCAAGGGGTTGCCAAATGTACATGAAGCAGCTACGACTTGCAGTACAGGGCAAGAAGGGTGAAGAACTTAAATCAgaggaaaataaaataaaagttgtagctttgaaaatcacatcaaatattAACACACTTATAAAG GACCTTTTTCACAATCCTCCATCTTACAAGAGTATGATAacgttgtcatggaaaccaatACAGAAACAACCAACAGAATCAACAGC ACAAAAAAGACCAGGAATTACACCAATCACATTTGATGAATCATCAGCACCAAAGAAATCAACACCTGGTAAACAACGAGGACCACGCCAGATGTACCAACCCCCAAGTGGCAAATTTAGTACCAAAGCTGGCTCTGCACCAAGTTTTGGTGATCCGGACTATGGATCTGGTTTTG GTGGTGGTAACCGTCGTGGTGCATGGCGTAGTGGTGGTGGAGGATGGAGGGGTGGTAACAGAGGACGTTCAGGATGGAGGGGCAGTAGAGGCAGATATTGA